One Malania oleifera isolate guangnan ecotype guangnan chromosome 9, ASM2987363v1, whole genome shotgun sequence DNA segment encodes these proteins:
- the LOC131164162 gene encoding phosphatidylinositol 4-phosphate 5-kinase 6-like, producing the protein MSKEHGGIVKAWEATVRKSQASAKKRANSIFSTMSVAHADDDDAGAGEVYHAEKVLSNGDFYTGQWADNLPHGHGKYLWTDGCMYVGEWFRGKTMGKGKFSWPSGETYEGEFKSGYMDGRGTYTGSAGDTYRGCWVMNLRHGQGTKSYANGDYYDGEWRRGLQDGHGRYQWKNGNHYIGHWKNGVIKGNGTMIWANGNRYDGFWEDGLPKGNGTFRWADGSFYVGVWSKDPKEQSGTYYPSGSPGGNFDWDPQEVFSVDLNDCKICPGEKVSIMPSQKMLNWPGTEGEFLQKQTIWRPSKVNDSSNRPRRRSVDGRVTSTDKHSMWETDGDVFPDFGDRHSVVGREMDEGLGNLQLEDLDSRGFRQQQLRIQPVKRQGDTISKGHKNYELMLNLQLGIRHSVGRPAPATSLDLKSSAFDPKEKVWTKFPPEGSKHTPPHQSCEFKWKDYCPLVFRTLRKLFKVDPADYMISICGNDALRELSSPGKSGSFFYLTNDDRYMIKTMKKAEVKVLLRMLPAYYNHVRAFENTLVTKFFGLHCVKLTGTAQKKVRFVIMGNLFCTEYPIHRRFDLKGSSHGRTTDKPEAEIDATTTLKDLDLNFIFRLQKVWFQEFCRQVDRDCDFLEQERIMDYSLLVGLHFRETTQLKETPLARSPGILTPTGNGESESEVAAPRHSRADMDQLLSDPARWATIKLGINMPARAEQTVRRTDCESQLIGELTGEFYEVILFFGIIDILQDYDISKKLEHAYKSIQYDPTSISAVDPKQYSKRFRDFIFKIFAEDT; encoded by the exons ATGAGCAAAGAGCACGGCGGCATTGTGAAGGCCTGGGAAGCAACGGTGCGGAAATCACAAGCTTCTGCAAAAAAGAGAGCCAACAGCATATTCTCAACAATGTCGGTGGCACACGCCGACGACGACGACGCCGGTGCTGGCGAGGTCTACCACGCAGAGAAGGTCCTTTCCAATGGAGACTTCTACACGGGCCAGTGGGCCGATAACCTGCCCCACGGTCACGGTAAGTATTTGTGGACGGACGGGTGTATGTATGTGGGCGAATGGTTCAGAGGCAAGACGATGGGCAAAGGCAAGTTCAGCTGGCCCTCTGGGGAAACCTATGAGGGCGAATTCAAGAGTGGGTATATGGATGGTAGAGGGACTTACACTGGTTCTGCCGGTGACACCTATAGGGGCTGTTGGGTTATGAATTTGAGGCATGGACAGGGAACGAAGAGTTACGCCAATGGAGACTACTATGACGGCGAATGGCGCCGGGGTTTGCAGGACGGTCACGGGCGATACCAATGGAAGAATGGGAACCATTACATTGGGCATTGGAAGAATGGGGTGATCAAGGGGAATGGAACAATGATTTGGGCCAATGGAAATAGGTATGATGGGTTTTGGGAGGATGGGTTGCCCAAAGGGAATGGGACATTTAGGTGGGCAGATGGGAGTTTCTATGTGGGTGTTTGGAGCAAGGATCCTAAGGAGCAGAGTGGGACTTATTATCCTTCTGGTTCTCCTGGAGGGAACTTTGATTGGGATCCTCAGGAGGTGTTTTCTGTTGATTTGAATGATTGTAAGATTTGCCCAGGGGAGAAGGTTTCGATAATGCCCTCGCAGAAGATGCTCAATTGGCCTGGAACTGAGGGTGAGTTCTTGCAGAAGCAGACCATTTGGCGGCCTTCCAAGGTTAATGATTCGAGCAATAGGCCAAGGAGGAGGTCAGTAGATGGGAGAGTGACCAGTACGGATAAGCATTCCATGTGGGAGACGGATGGCGATGTTTTTCCCGATTTTGGGGATCGCCATTCAGTGGTTGGGAGAGAGATGGACGAAGGGTTGGGTAATCTGCAGCTTGAGGATTTGGATTCGAGAGGGTTCCGTCAGCAGCAGTTGAGAATACAGCCTGTGAAAAGACAGGGAGACACAATATCTAAAGGGCATAAGAACTACGAGCTTATGCTCAATCTGCAGCTGGGTATCAG ACATTCGGTTGGAAGGCCTGCTCCTGCAACATCCCTTGATCTGAAGTCCTCAGCTTTTGACCCCAAGGAAAAGGTGTGGACTAAGTTTCCTCCAGAAGGATCTAAACACACACCACCTCACCAGTCGTGTGAGTTTAAGTGGAAGGATTACTGCCCATTGGTTTTCAG gACTCTCAGGAAATTGTTCAAGGTGGATCCGGCTGATTACATGATATCTATATGCGGAAATGATGCCCTTCGGGAGCTCTCATCTCCCGGAAAAAGTGGAAGCTTCTTTTACTTGACCAATGATGATCGGTACATGATAAAGACAATGAAGAAGGCAGAAGTAAAA GTGCTCCTAAGGATGCTTCCAGCTTACTATAATCATGTTCGAGCCTTTGAGAATACTCTTGTCACCAAATTTTTTGGTCTCCACTGTGTGAAGTTAACTGGTACTGCTCAGAAGAAG GTGCGATTTGTTATAATGGGGAATTTGTTCTGTACTGAGTACCCCATTCACCGGCGCTTTGACTTGAAAGGTTCTTCCCATGGCCGAACAACTGATAAACCTGAAGCTGAAATTGATGCAACAACGACACTTAAAGACCTTGATCTTAATTTCATATTCCGACTGCAGAAGGTTTGGTTCCAAGAGTTTTGTAG GCAAGTGGACAGGGATTGTGACTTTCTTGAACAGGAGAGAATCATGGATTACAGCCTTTTGGTTGGCCTTCATTTCCGAGAAACAACACAACTGAAGGAAACTCCCTTGGCTCGTTCTCCTGGAATTCTCACTCCTACCG GAAATGGTGAATCTGAGAGTGAAGTAGCAGCCCCCCGTCATTCAAGAGCAGACATGGATCAGCTTCTTTCTGACCCAGCTCG GTGGGCTACCATTAAACTAGGTATAAACATGCCAGCAAGGGCTGAACAAACAGTGAGAAGAACTGATTGCGAATCTCAGCTAATTGGAGAACTAACAGGAGAATTCTATGAAGTCATCCTCTTCTTTGGCATAATAGACATATTACAAGATTATGATATTAGCAAGAAGCTGGAGCATGCTTACAAATCAATCCAATATGATCCAACTTCAATCTCTGCTGTGGATCCGAAGCAGTACTCTAAACGCTTCCGCGATTTCATCTTCAAAATTTTTGCAGAAGACACTTAA
- the LOC131164224 gene encoding protein LATERAL ROOT PRIMORDIUM 1: MGMLGLRDFVVVAPAGSFHHQPDPIFPDHHHHHQSVPPPSSTALGIGVGVFPLLATAPPLATAAGDNSNNLRVNAAVGASNSESSSTACRDCGNKAKKDCKYRRCRTCCKNRGYDCSTHLKSTWVSAARRRERQMTLGGTAVDVGGGGSSGSSSGDAKRPRLLGSDQNTTTTTSHNSISNVNATAHRSFDSTSSQQDAGFKGTLPRQVRAQAVFRCVRVTAIEGGEDEFAYQAMVKIGGHVFKGFLYDQGVDEKSRHPCISELHLESSGCDRNRDASSSPILNQSNAYATPSNGMLGGKKISKRSNNCAPFLFFPPLMSIDAL; encoded by the exons ATGGGCATGCTGGGTCTCCGCGATTTCGTCGTCGTAGCTCCGGCTGGCTCTTTCCACCACCAGCCCGACCCCATTTTCCCCgaccaccaccaccatcaccaGTCCGTCCCTCCGCCCTCCTCCACCGCCCTCGGCATCGGCGTCGGCGTCTTCCCTCTCCTCGCCACTGCGCCTCCCCTCGCGACCGCCGCGGGCGACAATTCGAACAACTTGAGAGTGAACGCGGCTGTCGGAGCTAGTAATTCCGAGAGCTCCTCGACGGCGTGCAGGGACTGTGGGAATAAGGCGAAGAAGGACTGTAAATACAGGAGATGCCGGACGTGTTGCAAGAACCGCGGGTACGATTGTTCCACTCACTTGAAGAGCACGTGGGTGTCCGCGGCTCGCCGCCGTGAGCGACAGATGACGCTGGGGGGGACGGCGGTGGATGTCGGCGGCGGGGGGTCTTCTGGGTCTTCTTCTGGTGATGCCAAAAGGCCCAGACTCTTAGGGTCTGATCAGAATACAACTACTACTACATCTCACAATTCAATTTCTAATGTTAATGCCACTGCCCATCGGAGCTTTGACTCCACCTCCAGTCAGCAGg ATGCAGGTTTTAAGGGGACACTGCCGCGGCAAGTTCGAGCACAGGCAGTTTTCAGGTGCGTTCGGGTCACGGCCATTGAAGGAGGCGAGGATGAATTCGCATACCAAGCCATGGTGAAAATTGGTGGGCATGTGTTTAAGGGGTTTCTGTATGATCAAGGGGTTGATGAGAAAAGTAGGCATCCATGTATATCAGAACTACATTTGGAGAGTAGTGGTTGTGACAGGAATAGAGATGCATCTTCATCTCCAATTCTCAATCAGTCCAATGCCTATGCCACTCCCAGCAATGGAATGCTCGGAG GGAAAAAGATCAGCAAGAGGTCAAACAACTGTGCACCATTCCTTTTCTTCCCACCTTTAATGTCAATTGATGCATTGTGA